Proteins co-encoded in one Opitutus terrae PB90-1 genomic window:
- a CDS encoding helix-turn-helix domain-containing protein: MASFDPARVDFAPYGFTCVRWQPSRMPRPDHHNELELNLLPGGSVTYLLGGRKVKIEAGHLTTFWAAIPHQVLDYGAAPDYFVATIPLVWFLQWNLPPRFVQRILHGEVLADPSIALASLDHSLFTRWVGDLSHASPAVVRFVSLEIEARLLRLANALPDEPSATAPRRRARSVPEAGGLNRVEQIACFIARRYREKLRIDDIAAAAGLHPNYAMNLFRRTFGTTLGDYLTHHRISHAQRLLVTSDEKIIDVALVSGFTSLSRFNEAFRRACGCSPREYRRQHRIEG; the protein is encoded by the coding sequence ATGGCCTCGTTCGATCCCGCTCGGGTTGACTTCGCTCCATATGGGTTCACGTGCGTACGCTGGCAGCCGTCGCGGATGCCGCGACCCGATCACCACAACGAGCTCGAGCTGAACCTGCTGCCCGGTGGATCCGTCACTTACCTCCTTGGGGGACGAAAGGTGAAAATCGAAGCCGGACATCTGACGACGTTCTGGGCGGCCATTCCCCACCAGGTCCTGGATTACGGCGCCGCTCCCGACTATTTCGTGGCGACGATTCCACTCGTCTGGTTTCTGCAGTGGAACCTTCCGCCGCGCTTCGTGCAGCGAATCCTGCATGGCGAGGTGCTGGCTGATCCCAGCATCGCGCTGGCGTCGCTGGACCATTCATTGTTTACCCGCTGGGTCGGCGACTTGAGTCACGCCTCGCCCGCGGTCGTTCGCTTTGTGTCGCTCGAAATCGAAGCGCGTTTGCTTCGGCTCGCCAACGCCCTACCTGACGAGCCGAGTGCGACGGCACCCCGTCGTCGCGCGCGTTCCGTGCCGGAGGCGGGCGGGTTGAACCGCGTCGAACAAATCGCGTGTTTCATTGCACGGCGCTACCGCGAGAAGTTGAGGATCGACGACATCGCTGCGGCCGCGGGCCTGCACCCGAATTATGCGATGAACCTGTTCCGAAGGACATTCGGCACGACGCTGGGCGACTATCTCACTCATCATCGCATATCGCACGCGCAGCGCCTGCTTGTCACGAGCGATGAGAAGATCATCGACGTGGCCCTGGTCTCCGGCTTCACCTCGCTCAGCCGGTTCAATGAAGCGTTTCGGCGCGCGTGCGGCTGTTCGCCACGCGAGTATCGCCGGCAGCATCGGATCGAAGGCTGA
- a CDS encoding glycoside hydrolase family 9 protein translates to MFTPTRVCFLLVLVSLISGVSWAGAGLAVKVTDKNILDAQGFSVFLYDSTYHPVFVDQKNTAMEMILHGRRIATNGDVRLMPTPEQWDLVATLKGRQADKADNKLTAQLAFPTFDLSYTLEVAAEPGGVRVSINLDQPLPEQLAGRAGFNLEFLPAIYMGKAYLADGSRAGIFPRTPGDPMIKVLPLADEPKKAYYLEDWDKAKGYTQPLPFATGRTITLGIDDPLARVSVTSDTADLMLFDGRARAQNGWFVLRSLIPTGKTTGAIVWHIKPDVIPNWTRSPMIAHSQVGYAPGFSKVAVLELDPNYRGPKTAKVLRLMADGAYKPVFEAPITPSTPWLRYVYSKFDFTAVNEPGLYVIEYADQRTATFPISKDAYTSIWKLSLSHIAIQMDHVSVREGYRVWHGASHLDDARLAPVVGEQFDGWNQATATDGKYRGGDHIPGMNVGGWYDAGDFDLEEPAQLNVIQNLALASREFDLKYDQLTVNETAREVELHRPDGVPDALQQVKHGAVYILAQFRAFGHSIRGTHEPDLRQYTHLGDGATKTDGRIYDPNLGPNEVKGDTSGRPDDRWIFSTTNPFFQWQAIAALAAAADTLKGWDDATAQECLETAIKAWNDEKAHPTPFPAGSHFGGDPEGAPATGVLAASQGTVAGPQATPPQPASAVTPTPSPAAPAATTPPAGSRWARMRVGMDWTAALELTIATKGGEPYKSRLKELLPQLITPEQMEFRGWTAVRALPYLDASEKDQLREAVKTYMAGLDQELAATPFGVPPSLRPWGGSGEVVEMAIRMYFLHRAYPDLVSSEYTLRAVNYILGTHPVNSTSYVAGVGTVAKTQTYSFNRADHAYIPGAVVPGYIIIKPDFPESLDDFGFLWFEHEAVVAGSASWVVAGHAAAALTTQAQPK, encoded by the coding sequence ATGTTTACCCCCACCCGAGTGTGTTTCCTCCTGGTCCTCGTTTCCCTGATCTCCGGCGTGAGCTGGGCCGGCGCCGGGCTCGCCGTGAAGGTGACGGACAAGAACATCCTCGATGCGCAGGGGTTCAGCGTCTTCCTCTACGACAGCACCTACCATCCGGTCTTCGTCGACCAGAAGAACACCGCGATGGAGATGATTCTCCACGGCCGGCGCATCGCCACCAACGGCGACGTGCGTCTGATGCCGACGCCCGAGCAGTGGGATCTGGTGGCCACCCTGAAGGGCCGCCAGGCCGACAAGGCCGACAACAAGCTCACCGCCCAGCTCGCTTTCCCGACCTTCGATCTCAGCTACACGCTCGAGGTCGCAGCCGAACCCGGTGGTGTGAGGGTCAGCATCAACCTCGACCAACCACTGCCGGAGCAGCTCGCCGGGCGCGCGGGGTTCAACCTGGAGTTCCTCCCCGCGATTTACATGGGCAAGGCTTACCTCGCGGACGGAAGCCGCGCGGGCATCTTCCCGCGCACGCCCGGGGATCCGATGATCAAGGTACTGCCGTTGGCGGATGAACCGAAGAAGGCGTATTACCTCGAGGACTGGGACAAGGCCAAGGGCTACACGCAGCCGCTGCCGTTCGCCACCGGCAGGACGATCACGCTCGGGATCGACGATCCGCTGGCGCGGGTGAGTGTCACCTCGGATACGGCGGACCTCATGTTGTTCGATGGACGCGCCCGCGCCCAGAACGGCTGGTTCGTGCTGCGCTCGCTGATTCCGACCGGCAAGACCACCGGCGCGATCGTGTGGCACATCAAGCCCGACGTGATCCCGAACTGGACGCGTTCGCCGATGATTGCGCACAGCCAGGTCGGTTACGCGCCAGGTTTTTCGAAGGTGGCAGTGCTCGAACTCGACCCGAATTATCGCGGACCAAAAACAGCCAAGGTGCTCCGGCTGATGGCGGACGGAGCTTACAAGCCGGTGTTCGAGGCGCCGATCACGCCTTCGACTCCGTGGCTCCGGTATGTCTACTCGAAATTTGACTTCACCGCGGTGAACGAACCCGGCCTGTATGTGATCGAGTACGCCGACCAGCGAACGGCGACATTCCCCATCTCGAAGGACGCTTACACCAGCATCTGGAAGCTGAGCCTGAGTCACATCGCGATCCAGATGGATCACGTTTCCGTTCGCGAAGGCTACCGCGTGTGGCATGGCGCTTCGCACTTGGATGACGCCCGGCTCGCACCGGTGGTCGGCGAGCAATTCGACGGCTGGAACCAAGCCACGGCCACGGATGGAAAATACCGGGGCGGCGACCACATCCCTGGGATGAACGTCGGCGGCTGGTATGATGCCGGCGACTTCGACCTGGAAGAACCTGCGCAGTTGAACGTGATTCAGAACCTCGCGCTGGCCTCTCGGGAGTTCGATCTCAAATACGACCAGCTCACGGTGAACGAAACCGCGCGCGAGGTGGAGTTGCACCGGCCCGACGGCGTCCCCGACGCGCTGCAGCAGGTCAAACACGGCGCCGTGTACATCCTGGCGCAGTTCCGCGCCTTCGGGCATTCGATCCGCGGCACGCACGAACCGGATCTGCGGCAGTACACGCACCTCGGCGACGGAGCGACGAAGACCGATGGCCGCATCTACGATCCGAATCTCGGCCCGAACGAAGTGAAGGGCGACACCTCCGGCCGACCCGACGATCGCTGGATTTTCTCCACCACGAACCCGTTCTTCCAGTGGCAAGCGATCGCGGCGCTGGCCGCGGCGGCCGATACGCTGAAAGGCTGGGATGATGCCACCGCGCAGGAGTGCCTCGAAACCGCGATCAAGGCCTGGAACGACGAGAAAGCGCACCCGACGCCTTTCCCGGCGGGGTCGCACTTCGGCGGAGATCCGGAAGGAGCTCCCGCCACGGGCGTGCTGGCGGCCTCGCAAGGTACGGTCGCTGGCCCGCAAGCCACTCCACCGCAGCCGGCGAGTGCAGTCACGCCGACCCCTTCGCCCGCGGCGCCCGCAGCGACAACTCCTCCGGCCGGCTCGAGATGGGCTCGGATGCGCGTCGGCATGGACTGGACCGCGGCGCTGGAGTTGACCATCGCCACGAAAGGCGGCGAGCCCTACAAATCCCGACTGAAAGAGTTGCTCCCACAGCTGATCACCCCGGAGCAAATGGAATTCCGAGGTTGGACCGCCGTGCGCGCCCTGCCCTACTTGGACGCGAGCGAGAAAGACCAGCTCCGCGAGGCGGTGAAGACCTACATGGCGGGTCTGGATCAGGAGTTGGCAGCCACGCCGTTTGGCGTTCCTCCGAGCCTGCGCCCGTGGGGCGGATCGGGCGAGGTGGTGGAGATGGCGATCCGGATGTATTTCCTGCACCGGGCCTATCCGGATCTGGTGAGTTCCGAATACACTCTTCGCGCCGTGAACTACATTCTCGGCACGCATCCGGTGAACAGCACGTCGTACGTCGCGGGCGTCGGCACCGTCGCGAAGACGCAGACCTACAGCTTCAACCGGGCTGACCACGCCTACATTCCCGGCGCGGTGGTGCCCGGTTACATCATCATCAAACCGGATTTCCCCGAGTCCCTCGACGACTTCGGGTTTCTCTGGTTCGAACACGAGGCCGTCGTGGCTGGCTCGGCCAGCTGGGTTGTCGCCGGCCATGCCGCCGCCGCGCTCACCACGCAAGCTCAGCCAAAATAG
- a CDS encoding SGNH/GDSL hydrolase family protein — MKTKTLLRTLALAGLMIAGGQLTAMGAAEAAAATADAADPFWPADGIFPVPGKTSSWVGFRAKNVERRTLFAQRKPRDLNGIVFVGDSIFEGWHTFAEDCAGTGVKLVNRGIGGDTLPNLIYRLEDDVLSLNPRGLVILIGTNDLSEHLAPELIAGNFQELHRRIRARYPELPIAWCYVMPRRGEDNYPELVRELNRRMSAMVASDPRSTVCDTFTPLALPDGSSKPECFLSDRLHPNAAGFAALKEAIYPVLVGWNLAQP, encoded by the coding sequence ATGAAAACAAAAACGTTGCTTCGCACTTTGGCGTTGGCGGGGTTGATGATCGCGGGCGGTCAGCTGACGGCAATGGGGGCCGCGGAAGCGGCAGCGGCGACCGCGGACGCGGCGGATCCGTTCTGGCCCGCCGATGGAATCTTCCCGGTGCCGGGCAAGACCTCGTCGTGGGTTGGGTTCCGGGCCAAGAACGTGGAACGACGCACGCTCTTCGCCCAGCGGAAGCCGCGGGACCTGAATGGCATCGTCTTCGTCGGCGATTCGATTTTTGAAGGCTGGCACACCTTTGCGGAGGACTGCGCGGGCACCGGCGTGAAACTGGTGAACCGCGGCATCGGCGGCGATACCCTGCCGAATCTGATCTACCGGTTGGAGGACGACGTGCTGTCGCTAAATCCCCGCGGGCTCGTGATCCTGATTGGCACCAACGATCTCAGCGAGCACCTGGCCCCCGAACTGATCGCGGGCAATTTCCAGGAACTCCACCGCCGGATTCGCGCGCGTTATCCGGAGCTTCCGATCGCGTGGTGCTACGTGATGCCGCGCCGAGGCGAGGACAACTATCCGGAGCTCGTGCGTGAGCTCAACCGGCGGATGAGCGCGATGGTGGCGTCCGATCCGCGGAGCACCGTCTGCGACACCTTCACGCCGCTCGCGTTGCCTGACGGTTCATCGAAACCCGAGTGTTTTCTCTCGGATCGGCTGCACCCCAACGCTGCCGGGTTTGCGGCGCTTAAAGAGGCGATCTATCCCGTGCTGGTCGGCTGGAATCTGGCCCAGCCATAG
- the dut gene encoding dUTP diphosphatase yields MATPSPDHAHAQLQLRRLRPEAKLPVRASEHASCFDLCAVEAGVVKPGERAFVKTGWAMAVPPGYEIQVRSRSGHAAKSGVFVLNSPGTVDADYRGEVAVILFNTGASDFTFAAGDRIAQMAICPVLMWDAVEVNELPDTKRGAGGFGSTGR; encoded by the coding sequence ATGGCCACTCCTTCACCTGACCACGCGCATGCGCAACTGCAACTCCGCCGGCTGCGGCCCGAAGCCAAGCTGCCCGTGCGCGCGTCCGAACACGCGAGCTGTTTCGATCTGTGCGCGGTCGAGGCCGGCGTGGTGAAGCCCGGCGAACGCGCGTTCGTGAAGACCGGCTGGGCGATGGCCGTGCCGCCAGGCTACGAGATCCAGGTGCGCTCGCGCAGCGGCCACGCCGCGAAATCCGGTGTGTTCGTGTTGAACTCGCCCGGCACGGTCGACGCCGATTATCGCGGCGAGGTGGCCGTGATCCTTTTCAACACGGGCGCGAGCGATTTCACCTTCGCGGCGGGCGACCGGATTGCGCAGATGGCGATCTGCCCGGTGCTGATGTGGGATGCAGTCGAGGTGAACGAACTTCCCGACACGAAACGCGGCGCCGGCGGCTTCGGCAGCACGGGCCGCTGA
- a CDS encoding NADPH-dependent FMN reductase, whose translation MNIILSSSLSAQSNSRILACDAARVLEQDGAPVTLLDLRDYPLPLCDAGPAYDHANVTALSDLLHDATAIIVASPIYNFDGSAALKNVIELTGNRAWENKVVGFLCAAADRASYMSIMSLANSLMLDFRSLIVPRFVYATANAFAGDAIVDPEISRRVAELARATAKLGALLKAA comes from the coding sequence ATGAACATCATCCTCTCCAGCAGCCTGAGCGCCCAGAGCAACAGCCGCATCCTGGCGTGCGACGCCGCACGCGTCCTCGAACAGGACGGCGCGCCCGTGACTCTGCTCGATCTGCGGGACTATCCGCTCCCACTGTGTGACGCCGGTCCAGCGTATGATCACGCCAACGTCACCGCGCTCAGCGATCTTCTGCACGACGCGACGGCGATCATCGTGGCAAGCCCCATCTACAACTTCGATGGTTCGGCCGCGCTGAAGAACGTGATCGAGCTGACCGGCAATCGCGCCTGGGAGAACAAGGTGGTCGGCTTCCTCTGTGCCGCCGCTGACCGCGCCAGCTACATGTCCATCATGTCGCTGGCGAACAGCCTCATGCTGGACTTCCGCAGCCTCATCGTGCCGCGGTTCGTGTATGCAACCGCCAATGCGTTCGCCGGTGATGCGATCGTCGATCCGGAAATCAGCCGCCGCGTCGCGGAGCTGGCCCGTGCCACGGCAAAGCTCGGCGCGTTGCTGAAGGCGGCGTGA
- the soxR gene encoding redox-sensitive transcriptional activator SoxR encodes MNTPELHHELSAGELATRSGVAVSAIHFYEAKGLITSWRNSANQRRYPREALRRVAIVKVAQRLGLPLASIKAALDALPKGRTPTDQDWRKLSARWRADLEQRIAKLTQLRDQLTGCIGCGCLSMKQCPLRNPLDELGERGPGPQLLEPG; translated from the coding sequence ATGAACACTCCGGAACTCCATCATGAGCTGAGCGCCGGTGAACTGGCGACGCGCAGCGGCGTCGCGGTGTCCGCGATTCATTTCTACGAGGCGAAAGGGCTGATCACGAGCTGGCGAAACTCCGCGAACCAGCGTCGTTATCCGCGCGAGGCACTGCGGCGCGTCGCCATCGTGAAAGTGGCGCAGCGGCTCGGGCTGCCGCTGGCGTCAATCAAGGCCGCGCTCGATGCGTTGCCCAAAGGTCGGACGCCGACCGATCAGGACTGGCGCAAGCTTTCCGCGCGCTGGCGCGCCGATCTCGAGCAGCGCATCGCGAAGCTTACGCAGCTGCGCGATCAGCTGACCGGATGCATCGGTTGCGGCTGCCTCTCGATGAAACAGTGTCCGCTGCGCAATCCGCTCGACGAACTTGGTGAGCGCGGCCCCGGCCCGCAGTTGCTCGAACCGGGCTGA
- a CDS encoding alpha/beta fold hydrolase, translating to MRRNPPHWCACHYPMIPQRLLVFALCTLPIAAVGWASSAPLNALASLRFIEVEPAVKLEVVDWGGNGPPLIFLHGWGCDAHVFDSFAPRFTSRCHVYGITRRGAGKSSAPASGYGDERFGRDILTIIDALHLSAPVLVGHSMAGAEMSWLNTHHREKFAGFIYLDAAGPSAFYSELTGDTGHVPFLVGDMRRQLDRLIPGSSELHPKQAAHEIIAALPRLQTALTDWLESMKDFPEPTAEQLRSAPPYLRELSLSLQKYTTLRGPILAIFAVPAETARPPNQPTNVEPVPGSLSQWDAFARGVPSARVVLIPGASHFVFQSHATDVLHAMNAFLDGLN from the coding sequence ATGCGCCGCAACCCACCGCATTGGTGCGCGTGCCATTATCCGATGATCCCGCAACGGCTCCTTGTGTTCGCGCTGTGCACGCTTCCGATCGCCGCGGTGGGTTGGGCAAGCTCCGCACCACTCAACGCGCTGGCGTCCCTGCGCTTCATCGAGGTCGAGCCGGCGGTGAAACTCGAAGTCGTCGACTGGGGCGGCAACGGTCCGCCGCTGATTTTCCTGCACGGCTGGGGCTGCGATGCACACGTCTTCGATTCGTTCGCGCCGAGGTTCACGTCGCGCTGTCACGTGTATGGCATCACTCGGCGCGGAGCGGGCAAGTCGAGCGCCCCTGCGTCCGGCTACGGCGACGAGCGCTTCGGCCGCGACATTCTCACGATCATTGATGCACTGCATCTCTCCGCGCCGGTCTTGGTGGGGCACTCGATGGCAGGCGCAGAGATGAGTTGGCTGAACACGCATCATCGCGAGAAATTCGCCGGCTTCATCTATCTCGATGCGGCGGGTCCTAGCGCCTTCTATAGCGAGCTGACTGGCGACACCGGCCACGTACCCTTCCTGGTCGGAGATATGCGACGCCAGCTCGACCGGTTGATTCCTGGCTCTAGCGAGTTGCATCCCAAGCAGGCCGCGCACGAAATCATCGCCGCCCTGCCTCGCCTGCAAACCGCGCTCACCGACTGGCTGGAGAGCATGAAGGATTTTCCGGAGCCCACGGCGGAACAGCTTCGCTCCGCCCCACCCTATCTGCGCGAACTCAGCCTGAGCCTGCAAAAATACACCACGCTGCGCGGCCCGATTCTCGCAATCTTCGCGGTGCCGGCGGAAACCGCCCGCCCGCCCAACCAACCAACCAATGTCGAACCTGTGCCCGGCTCGCTAAGTCAGTGGGACGCGTTCGCGCGCGGTGTGCCCTCCGCGCGTGTCGTGCTCATTCCCGGCGCATCTCATTTCGTTTTTCAGTCCCACGCAACCGACGTGCTGCATGCAATGAACGCGTTCCTTGATGGGCTGAACTGA
- a CDS encoding TonB-dependent siderophore receptor, with protein sequence MNTVTKHLAALALLATAAPLMAQSAPTADTDNEVVKLSPFLVSGGSSVGRYTSLESTSAGRVRVAIMDSSQNVSVITSEMLTDVGAGRILDATKYIAGISESTLPNAQDRTNVRGFQADGRTVDGFTYGGFMSLDPAIVDRIEVVKGPNAILAPQPTSPGGTVNNATKKPQFRNFGMVNAQVGEFDANSAFLDVNRQVNDKIAVRGILSVRDWDNWWRDSSIRSFTFMPGLTYKISDTAQLTVQYIYTDWKSSLYLGLPVDPSSGTKTKAHILAGVPKDLSVYADDIYRTDKQHDFKLLFTAELWRGIQMRFAALYHKTSQYAPQLNTGNSTGGTGGNRDPLTGNYVPGMQYLSTPPFTGSPIASGPTRIFVRSGTDPRADPRQLFLQNDYAYLARNDMLTSTTLLGFAFTESIDYGSTAYNISAPNFDIDHYTPVHWTRGTLNFDNRTSSRFLQGYLSESLSLLDNRLILNGAISKNYYRQRARGLVTGFFHGVAPEANLPSYGVVIKPYKDVFSLYYSYSEQSTSNGPTINSTTNSVPPLTSSKQNEFGVRTKLLDNKLYFTISHFDIKQDNFSVPNPANLTTPPPNPLLPALFSDRKAKGWEYELRANPTKNISIIANYTNFKNRDPNGVEFRGVAEKSGAVLVSYSFDRDTPALDGFRVAVGIDYIGNRPGDAPSGLTPASTPTNVIPNQPSFYLGARTLVNLILAYESKQNWGVQLNVDNVFDEDYMMASINRSMVYTGTPVNFRLSGHYKF encoded by the coding sequence ATGAATACTGTCACCAAGCACCTCGCGGCGCTGGCATTGCTTGCCACGGCCGCTCCCCTGATGGCGCAATCCGCGCCGACCGCCGACACGGACAATGAGGTCGTGAAGCTATCGCCCTTCCTCGTCAGCGGCGGCTCCTCCGTCGGACGCTACACCTCGCTCGAATCCACCTCGGCCGGCCGCGTCCGCGTCGCGATCATGGACTCATCGCAGAACGTCTCCGTCATCACGAGCGAGATGCTCACGGACGTCGGCGCCGGGCGCATCCTCGACGCGACCAAATACATCGCGGGCATCAGCGAATCGACGCTGCCGAACGCGCAGGACCGGACCAACGTCCGCGGTTTCCAGGCGGATGGGCGCACGGTGGACGGTTTCACCTACGGCGGGTTCATGAGCCTCGATCCGGCAATCGTCGATCGCATCGAGGTGGTGAAGGGCCCGAACGCGATCCTGGCGCCGCAGCCGACGTCGCCCGGCGGTACGGTGAACAACGCCACGAAAAAACCGCAGTTTCGAAATTTCGGAATGGTGAACGCGCAGGTCGGCGAATTCGACGCGAACTCCGCGTTCCTCGATGTCAACCGGCAGGTCAACGACAAGATCGCCGTGCGCGGCATTCTCTCCGTGCGCGATTGGGACAATTGGTGGCGCGATTCATCGATCCGGTCGTTCACGTTCATGCCGGGTCTAACCTACAAAATTTCGGATACCGCGCAGCTCACCGTCCAATACATCTACACCGACTGGAAGTCCTCGCTCTACCTCGGACTGCCGGTCGATCCATCGTCGGGGACGAAAACGAAGGCGCATATCCTCGCCGGTGTGCCGAAGGATTTGAGCGTCTATGCGGACGACATTTACCGCACGGACAAGCAGCATGACTTCAAGCTGTTGTTCACGGCCGAACTCTGGCGGGGAATCCAGATGCGGTTCGCCGCGCTGTATCACAAGACCTCGCAATACGCGCCGCAGCTGAACACCGGCAACAGCACCGGCGGCACGGGCGGCAACCGCGATCCGCTCACGGGCAATTACGTGCCCGGCATGCAGTATCTCTCCACGCCGCCGTTCACCGGCTCGCCCATCGCGAGCGGGCCGACGCGGATCTTCGTGCGCTCCGGCACCGATCCACGCGCGGATCCGCGGCAGCTGTTTCTGCAGAACGACTATGCCTACCTCGCGCGGAACGACATGCTCACCTCGACGACGCTGCTCGGCTTCGCGTTTACTGAGTCCATCGACTACGGCAGCACCGCCTACAACATTTCCGCGCCGAACTTCGACATCGACCACTACACGCCGGTGCACTGGACGCGCGGCACGCTGAACTTCGACAACCGCACCAGCAGCCGCTTCCTGCAGGGCTATCTCTCCGAATCGCTGTCGCTGCTCGACAACCGGCTCATCCTGAACGGCGCGATTTCGAAGAACTATTACCGCCAGCGCGCACGGGGACTGGTGACGGGTTTCTTCCATGGCGTCGCGCCGGAAGCCAATCTCCCGTCCTACGGCGTCGTGATCAAGCCCTACAAGGACGTGTTCTCACTCTACTACTCGTACTCGGAGCAATCGACCTCGAACGGGCCGACGATCAACAGCACCACCAACAGCGTGCCGCCGCTGACGAGTTCGAAGCAGAACGAGTTCGGCGTCCGCACGAAGCTTCTGGACAACAAGCTCTACTTCACGATCTCGCACTTCGACATCAAGCAGGACAACTTCTCGGTGCCGAACCCCGCCAACCTGACCACGCCGCCGCCGAATCCGCTGCTGCCAGCCCTGTTCTCCGACCGGAAGGCGAAGGGCTGGGAGTATGAACTCCGCGCGAATCCGACGAAGAACATCTCGATCATTGCGAACTACACGAACTTCAAGAACCGCGATCCGAACGGGGTCGAGTTTCGCGGCGTGGCCGAGAAATCCGGCGCAGTGCTCGTGAGCTACTCGTTCGACCGCGACACGCCCGCGCTCGACGGCTTTCGCGTGGCGGTCGGGATTGACTACATTGGTAATCGGCCGGGCGATGCGCCGTCCGGACTCACGCCGGCGAGCACGCCGACCAACGTGATTCCCAACCAGCCCTCGTTCTACCTCGGGGCACGCACGCTGGTGAATCTAATCCTCGCCTACGAATCGAAGCAGAACTGGGGTGTCCAGCTGAACGTCGATAATGTGTTCGATGAGGACTACATGATGGCGAGTATCAATCGGTCCATGGTCTACACCGGCACGCCGGTGAACTTCCGGCTGAGCGGGCACTACAAGTTCTAG
- a CDS encoding DUF3574 domain-containing protein, whose protein sequence is MPSSHCWSLLIGASRVRSGRRTFSRGDDRLIQQITTEHFPDGYTILRASGGWFDPAQHKFVREESRQVLICGARLPAVRRWARRLGAALHQKELLLIAHGRGVPLVVSSSARP, encoded by the coding sequence ATGCCCTCGTCGCATTGCTGGTCCCTGTTGATTGGCGCGAGCCGTGTGCGCAGCGGGCGCCGGACGTTTTCGCGCGGCGACGACCGCTTGATCCAGCAAATCACCACGGAACATTTTCCCGACGGTTATACGATCTTGCGCGCGAGCGGTGGCTGGTTCGACCCGGCGCAACACAAGTTCGTTCGCGAGGAATCACGCCAGGTGCTCATTTGCGGGGCGCGGCTTCCCGCGGTTCGCCGTTGGGCACGTCGGCTCGGCGCAGCGCTGCACCAGAAAGAACTGTTGCTCATCGCGCACGGCCGGGGCGTGCCGCTCGTCGTCAGCTCATCGGCGCGCCCCTAG
- a CDS encoding DUF4142 domain-containing protein → MTLLRSLAAGCSLLALTVAAHAATAVTDAQIAAIVVAANQVDVDAGKLAADKASSSEVKGFANTMVTDHTAVNQSAVGLVTKLKVTPEANDTSRALTAGGDENLAALRKLRGKEFDRAYVDHEVTYHEQVLSAIDTVLIPNAQNAELKALLVKVRPAFVAHLEHAKHLQASLR, encoded by the coding sequence ATGACATTGCTCCGATCTCTCGCGGCCGGTTGCAGCCTGCTCGCGCTCACCGTCGCCGCTCACGCGGCCACTGCCGTCACCGACGCGCAAATCGCCGCCATCGTGGTGGCGGCCAACCAAGTTGACGTCGACGCCGGCAAACTCGCCGCCGACAAGGCCTCCAGCTCCGAAGTGAAAGGTTTCGCGAATACGATGGTCACCGATCACACGGCGGTGAACCAGAGCGCGGTCGGGCTCGTGACCAAATTGAAGGTCACCCCCGAGGCGAACGACACGAGTCGCGCGCTCACGGCCGGCGGCGACGAGAATCTCGCGGCGCTGCGCAAGCTGCGCGGGAAAGAATTCGATCGGGCCTACGTCGACCACGAGGTCACCTACCACGAGCAGGTGCTTTCAGCGATCGACACGGTGCTCATCCCGAACGCGCAGAACGCTGAGCTCAAGGCCTTGCTGGTGAAAGTGCGCCCGGCCTTTGTCGCTCACCTGGAACATGCGAAGCATCTTCAGGCCAGCTTGCGCTAA
- a CDS encoding cupredoxin domain-containing protein, producing MPLRRLLAFVAIALGLLSGLAAATPAADDAPAATEHRVKIEGMVFSPASVKIRPGDRVIFENRDLVPHTATAKGPGGFDSGVIQKEANWSVTLTERGTVRYACLLHPTMTGTIIVGE from the coding sequence GTGCCTCTGCGCCGTCTCCTCGCGTTCGTGGCGATCGCGCTCGGACTGCTGTCCGGACTTGCTGCCGCCACTCCTGCGGCGGACGACGCTCCGGCGGCGACCGAGCACCGGGTGAAGATTGAGGGGATGGTGTTTTCGCCGGCGTCGGTGAAGATCCGGCCCGGCGATCGCGTTATCTTCGAAAATCGCGACCTCGTACCTCACACCGCCACGGCGAAAGGGCCGGGCGGTTTCGATTCCGGAGTAATCCAGAAGGAGGCGAACTGGAGTGTCACCCTGACCGAGCGCGGCACGGTGCGCTACGCCTGCCTGCTACATCCCACGATGACCGGTACAATCATCGTGGGGGAGTAA